From a region of the Candidatus Bathyarchaeota archaeon genome:
- a CDS encoding Mut7-C RNAse domain-containing protein: protein MKFITNGMLGKLTRWLRMLGHNVEYANNIEDKLLVEISKTEKRVLLTRDVELYQQATSQHAEAFLVKGKNEAERLAALSKQFNLKLELNPDASRCPKCNTNIKSVKKDKIFDKIPPSTKTYYKEFWECPKCGKIYWQGAHWKRITETLKEANEMLGG, encoded by the coding sequence TTGAAGTTTATCACAAACGGTATGCTGGGCAAGCTAACACGATGGCTACGCATGCTAGGCCACAACGTAGAATATGCTAATAACATAGAAGATAAATTACTTGTAGAAATTTCAAAAACTGAAAAACGCGTCCTCTTAACACGAGACGTTGAACTATATCAACAAGCAACAAGTCAACATGCAGAAGCTTTTCTCGTCAAAGGAAAAAACGAGGCAGAACGACTCGCAGCTCTCTCAAAACAATTCAACCTAAAGCTTGAACTCAACCCTGACGCTTCTCGGTGCCCTAAATGCAATACTAACATAAAATCTGTTAAGAAAGATAAAATCTTCGACAAAATTCCACCCTCAACCAAAACTTATTACAAAGAGTTTTGGGAATGCCCAAAATGTGGAAAAATCTATTGGCAAGGAGCCCACTGGAAAAGAATTACTGAAACTTTGAAAGAAGCAAACGAAATGCTAGGCGGGTAA
- a CDS encoding class I SAM-dependent methyltransferase encodes MKISFDLAAEIYDKTRGPPKQVMKQLVKTLIDELHGYNTVLDAGVGTGRFSKPLQDNGFEVVGVDIAKKMIDKAVERDVRNLLQGDVCFLPFRDDSFDVTVCIHILHLISEWKMALQEICRVTQKLMVSIIYVRKNPLRETYNKLLRSYGYESRRLGKGEWELKDLVKPSKSVFVASYTNNTDERLAYLSQRAYSSQWEIPEAINKKVVDELKSQFAGKVFPQELRILMWDINDLRGYSNDST; translated from the coding sequence ATGAAAATATCATTTGACTTAGCGGCAGAAATCTATGACAAAACAAGGGGTCCTCCCAAGCAAGTTATGAAACAACTTGTCAAAACACTGATCGACGAATTGCACGGCTACAACACAGTTTTGGATGCTGGTGTTGGAACTGGAAGATTTTCTAAGCCTTTACAGGACAACGGATTCGAGGTAGTAGGCGTGGACATCGCTAAGAAGATGATAGACAAAGCGGTGGAAAGAGATGTACGTAATTTGCTTCAAGGTGATGTGTGCTTTCTTCCTTTTAGAGACGACTCTTTCGACGTTACGGTTTGCATACATATTCTCCATCTAATCAGCGAGTGGAAAATGGCTCTACAGGAAATCTGCAGAGTTACTCAAAAACTTATGGTTTCAATAATTTACGTGCGTAAAAACCCGCTTAGAGAAACCTATAACAAACTGCTCAGAAGCTACGGATATGAAAGCCGTAGACTTGGGAAAGGAGAATGGGAACTAAAAGACTTAGTCAAGCCCTCAAAGTCGGTATTTGTAGCTTCTTATACTAATAACACAGATGAGCGCCTTGCTTATTTAAGCCAAAGAGCCTATTCAAGTCAATGGGAAATCCCAGAAGCTATAAACAAGAAAGTTGTGGACGAACTGAAAAGCCAGTTTGCTGGCAAAGTGTTCCCTCAAGAACTGCGCATCTTAATGTGGGACATAAACGACCTGAGAGGCTACTCCAACGATTCTACCTAG
- a CDS encoding GNAT family N-acetyltransferase, whose protein sequence is MKQIRIQALTIEDYDAIIELWKRVGLPFKPKGRDSKQMMEKQMKAFPEFFTGAFHEEKLVGVVIGSYEGRMKGWINRLAVDPEYKRRGIAQQLISIVEKALEKCGAAIFCALIETPNEESLKLFQRMGYVTHQDISYVSKRKSKDI, encoded by the coding sequence TTGAAACAAATAAGAATCCAAGCTTTAACAATCGAAGACTACGATGCCATAATTGAGCTTTGGAAGCGAGTAGGCTTGCCTTTCAAGCCGAAAGGCAGAGACAGCAAACAAATGATGGAGAAGCAGATGAAAGCTTTTCCAGAGTTCTTCACCGGTGCTTTCCACGAAGAAAAGCTTGTAGGAGTTGTGATCGGCAGCTATGAGGGAAGAATGAAGGGATGGATAAACCGCCTAGCAGTAGACCCTGAATATAAGCGGAGAGGAATCGCTCAGCAGCTTATAAGCATAGTTGAGAAAGCCTTAGAAAAATGTGGCGCCGCAATTTTCTGCGCGTTAATTGAAACGCCAAACGAAGAATCACTCAAACTCTTTCAAAGAATGGGATATGTGACTCATCAAGACATTTCATACGTTTCTAAACGGAAAAGCAAAGACATCTGA
- a CDS encoding dihydroorotase family protein, with protein MTVDLVLYNVKVYCEGEIVDAGIAVEEGKIVKIAKEVNLPPASDRINLNRCLALPGLIDVHVHLRGQLQAFKEDFFTGTAAAIAGGITSILDMPNNKPVTVDSSSLRERMRVAKRRILANVGFYSAFPETLDEIGKVVREGAVAFKLYLAAQIGGLDINDDEALLRAFNRVSELGVPVAVHAEDNETVENVAKAEQRLGHNDVEAYLKAHTPEVEAKAVERILKIAFESNVQIHFCHISSKKAVSLIHNARKNGLRVSCEATPHQLLLTSEDLKQQGTMLLTDPPVRSKNIVEELWNTVRNGQVDIIASDHAPHLVTEKKADSVWDVKPGIPGLETSLPLLLTKVNEGQLTLDDLVRLTAEKPAEIFHFNSDGFLKEGYNANITVVDMHRRVKIDARRFCSKAKYSPFHGCQVKGMPVKTFVNGLLVMDEGEIVAEAGVGRVLRRQALR; from the coding sequence TTGACCGTTGACCTTGTTCTTTACAACGTGAAAGTCTACTGTGAAGGCGAAATTGTAGACGCTGGAATTGCGGTCGAAGAAGGCAAGATAGTTAAGATTGCAAAGGAAGTGAATTTGCCCCCTGCTTCTGATAGAATTAACTTGAACAGATGTTTAGCGCTTCCTGGCTTGATTGACGTGCACGTTCATCTCCGTGGTCAACTGCAGGCTTTTAAGGAAGACTTTTTCACTGGAACGGCGGCTGCTATTGCAGGCGGTATCACATCAATTCTCGATATGCCTAACAACAAGCCAGTAACTGTGGATTCCTCTTCTCTTAGAGAACGGATGCGAGTGGCTAAGCGTCGCATATTGGCAAATGTAGGTTTCTACTCTGCATTCCCTGAAACCCTAGACGAAATTGGCAAAGTGGTCAGAGAAGGGGCGGTGGCTTTCAAACTTTATCTTGCCGCTCAGATAGGAGGACTTGACATCAATGATGATGAAGCCTTGCTACGCGCCTTCAATAGGGTCAGTGAGCTTGGAGTTCCTGTGGCGGTTCATGCCGAAGACAATGAAACGGTGGAGAATGTTGCAAAGGCTGAACAGCGGCTTGGGCATAACGATGTTGAAGCATACCTCAAAGCACACACGCCTGAAGTAGAGGCTAAAGCGGTTGAAAGAATCCTTAAAATCGCCTTCGAATCTAATGTGCAAATTCACTTCTGTCACATCAGCTCCAAAAAAGCAGTTAGCCTCATTCATAACGCAAGAAAAAACGGGTTGAGAGTCAGCTGCGAAGCCACGCCGCATCAGCTGCTATTGACATCTGAAGACTTGAAACAACAAGGCACGATGTTGCTTACCGACCCTCCAGTGAGAAGCAAAAACATTGTAGAGGAGCTTTGGAACACAGTAAGAAATGGTCAAGTTGACATTATAGCATCCGACCATGCACCACACCTAGTAACCGAGAAAAAAGCAGATTCTGTCTGGGACGTGAAGCCAGGAATTCCCGGACTTGAAACATCATTGCCGTTGCTTTTGACAAAAGTGAATGAAGGGCAACTTACTTTGGATGATTTGGTCAGGTTGACAGCTGAAAAACCAGCCGAAATATTCCACTTCAACAGCGACGGGTTCTTAAAGGAAGGCTACAACGCCAATATCACAGTTGTTGACATGCATCGACGAGTCAAAATAGATGCGCGCAGGTTTTGTTCAAAGGCAAAATATTCTCCTTTTCACGGTTGCCAGGTGAAGGGCATGCCAGTGAAGACGTTTGTAAATGGACTATTGGTTATGGATGAAGGAGAAATCGTCGCTGAAGCAGGAGTTGGTAGAGTCCTGCGCAGGCAAGCTTTGCGATAG
- a CDS encoding CBS domain-containing protein, producing the protein MSYSRKNESFRRTLRGDGPVRLKTHASKPREGEIMTIAKRSVVTASLTTSVYDVVQIMATEGFRRIPIVDPGTNRLQGIVTSTDMVNYFGGGEKFQIIQQKFKGSFFKAINESIKSIMQSNPPSIKTTATIGDAIRLMKQHGVGGLPILDHADRVWAIVTERDMLRIFKSKISGAKIADLMTKNVVTATPRTTIFEAERTMAEKSFRRLPIISDGKVVGIVTAMDVVRFFGSGKVFQHLRSGTMLQVLQTPALEIGVKDLITIMPSADLSEAARIMNEKNIGALLVVDDERLVGIITERDFFKLISE; encoded by the coding sequence TTGTCTTATAGCAGAAAAAATGAAAGCTTCAGGCGGACATTGCGGGGAGATGGACCAGTAAGACTGAAGACTCACGCATCTAAGCCACGTGAAGGAGAAATCATGACGATTGCAAAGCGTTCAGTCGTCACGGCGTCGCTCACAACGTCTGTCTATGACGTTGTTCAAATTATGGCGACGGAAGGTTTCCGCCGCATACCAATCGTAGATCCCGGAACAAATAGGCTTCAAGGAATAGTGACGAGCACTGACATGGTCAATTATTTTGGCGGAGGCGAAAAATTTCAGATAATCCAACAAAAATTCAAAGGCTCCTTCTTCAAAGCAATAAACGAATCAATTAAATCCATCATGCAATCAAATCCACCATCCATTAAAACCACTGCCACCATAGGAGACGCAATTAGACTAATGAAACAACACGGCGTAGGTGGCTTACCCATATTAGACCATGCAGACCGCGTGTGGGCTATAGTCACTGAAAGAGATATGCTAAGGATTTTTAAGAGTAAAATAAGTGGAGCCAAAATTGCCGATTTGATGACAAAAAACGTGGTAACCGCAACTCCTAGAACGACAATATTTGAAGCCGAAAGAACAATGGCAGAAAAGAGCTTCCGCCGCCTACCCATTATTTCTGATGGAAAAGTTGTTGGCATAGTGACTGCCATGGATGTGGTTAGGTTCTTTGGGTCGGGCAAAGTATTCCAACATCTACGCTCCGGAACCATGCTTCAAGTCCTTCAAACCCCTGCCTTAGAAATAGGCGTCAAGGACCTGATTACCATTATGCCTAGCGCAGATTTGAGTGAAGCAGCAAGAATCATGAACGAAAAAAATATTGGTGCACTATTAGTCGTTGATGATGAACGGCTGGTTGGTATAATTACCGAACGTGACTTCTTTAAACTCATCAGCGAATAG
- a CDS encoding CBS domain-containing protein produces the protein MRTAALRVEVNTKRADYLLVKEIMNHSYPSLYTDELATKARAILRNQNLRVLPIIDDEKRLVGTLSRRNIMTITSSISPIRIKGIMTTPPFVATMEMDALQALREMNRSDKWYVAVVKSSQDNTYLGMLELENFIAAFLKKDSQKLSKPVLEIMSSELVTCSPEEEIDNVWRKMQDRKLAGCPVVRKGRLVGIITQTNMLNSGSFFPAFESKKGRFKKSSKISAVMKTSVFSLKPTSTIREAAELLLEKNIGRLPVVDEKGELVGIVDREDIAKLLV, from the coding sequence GTGAGGACTGCCGCACTGAGAGTCGAGGTGAATACTAAAAGGGCTGATTATTTGCTCGTTAAAGAAATAATGAACCACAGCTATCCCTCACTCTACACAGACGAGCTCGCAACAAAAGCAAGAGCCATTCTTCGTAACCAAAACCTTAGAGTTCTACCAATAATTGACGATGAAAAGCGCCTAGTGGGCACCCTTTCACGCCGCAACATTATGACAATAACATCGTCCATCTCACCAATACGCATTAAAGGAATAATGACAACACCACCCTTCGTCGCCACCATGGAAATGGACGCCTTGCAAGCTTTAAGAGAAATGAACCGCTCCGATAAATGGTATGTAGCCGTGGTAAAATCTTCACAAGATAACACTTACTTGGGAATGCTGGAACTGGAGAACTTCATAGCTGCCTTTCTGAAAAAAGATTCTCAAAAACTTTCGAAACCCGTCCTTGAAATCATGTCAAGTGAATTGGTAACTTGTTCACCAGAAGAGGAAATTGACAACGTCTGGCGTAAAATGCAAGACCGCAAACTTGCAGGTTGCCCAGTCGTGAGAAAAGGAAGACTAGTGGGCATCATCACCCAAACTAACATGCTTAACAGTGGCTCTTTCTTCCCTGCCTTTGAATCAAAGAAAGGCAGATTTAAGAAGTCTTCGAAAATCTCTGCGGTCATGAAAACATCCGTGTTTTCGCTCAAGCCCACATCTACCATAAGAGAGGCTGCTGAACTCCTACTTGAAAAAAACATAGGACGGTTACCCGTTGTTGACGAGAAAGGCGAGCTTGTCGGCATCGTAGATCGAGAGGATATCGCAAAATTACTAGTTTGA
- a CDS encoding CBS domain-containing protein: MAEIGLRPRMIVKDVMSSPVITVGESEAVDKVAQFMEVQQLGCIIITDKDERPLGIITERDLVTRVLAKNKLPSKLIAKDVMTTPLITINPSETLSNAARQMSRLNVRRLGVIYKGNLVGIISSKDILAITPELIETIQEKARIEGGNMEEPLESPPMAGYCDRCAQWSSRLKEMEGEFLCEDCRTESRGEY, translated from the coding sequence GTGGCAGAAATCGGTTTAAGACCACGAATGATCGTCAAAGACGTTATGTCTAGCCCCGTCATCACGGTTGGCGAGAGCGAAGCAGTTGATAAAGTAGCCCAGTTTATGGAAGTGCAGCAATTAGGCTGTATAATCATAACTGACAAAGATGAAAGGCCCCTGGGAATAATCACAGAAAGAGACCTTGTAACACGAGTTCTAGCCAAAAATAAGCTACCCAGCAAACTCATAGCAAAAGACGTTATGACAACACCTTTAATCACTATCAACCCTAGTGAAACCCTCAGCAATGCAGCAAGGCAGATGAGCAGACTTAACGTGCGAAGACTCGGCGTAATTTACAAAGGCAACCTCGTTGGCATCATTTCAAGCAAAGATATTCTAGCCATCACACCAGAGCTCATTGAAACAATTCAAGAGAAAGCCCGTATTGAAGGCGGAAACATGGAAGAACCCTTAGAAAGTCCTCCAATGGCTGGATATTGCGACCGTTGCGCACAATGGTCAAGTCGACTGAAGGAAATGGAGGGCGAATTTCTCTGTGAGGACTGCCGCACTGAGAGTCGAGGTGAATACTAA
- a CDS encoding NTP transferase domain-containing protein, translated as MFTKYEENYSEALILAAGEGSRLRKHARQKVLQPIAKIPLLGRILQGLKEAGIKKVHIVVGYEGDNIREEIGKTYCGLEINYITAQNWEKGNLYSFMAAKGIFQKEFILCMGDHIFDPQLVKSLMKASVEDVLVLATDKISHSHDDTKVLEKDGEILSIGKKIDSWNCVDTGFFLCSPRMFDSGAKAMEAGASELAECVRLLATNGYARVVDITGKHWVDVDTRRDVERAKKLVAKHSQKKRGPSDFIAHYINRPIENKIVYLISDSRITPNQITILSNVLAYAVTALFLLGHLLTGVILTFVVGIVDGLDGKLARTRGCSTKLGLMEHVFDLLYEFSWLIALAFFLSGSLGSTPLMIAICSITFIAFYRFCYDQFGRAMGVSLDVYGPFERTFRRVAGRRNIYNVYILIGVLLGMPFYSLIGILFHSALTAVVYAYRAAVHLHTADKANIHAQ; from the coding sequence ATGTTCACAAAGTATGAAGAAAACTACTCAGAAGCTTTAATATTAGCAGCGGGCGAAGGAAGCAGACTGAGAAAACATGCAAGACAAAAGGTTCTCCAGCCCATTGCAAAAATCCCATTACTTGGCAGAATCCTTCAGGGCTTAAAGGAAGCCGGAATAAAGAAAGTCCATATAGTTGTAGGATATGAAGGAGATAATATACGAGAGGAAATCGGAAAAACCTATTGTGGACTTGAAATTAACTACATAACAGCGCAAAACTGGGAAAAAGGAAACTTGTACTCTTTCATGGCGGCTAAAGGAATTTTCCAAAAGGAATTTATACTCTGCATGGGTGACCACATTTTTGATCCTCAACTTGTAAAATCTCTTATGAAGGCTAGCGTTGAAGACGTTCTGGTTCTTGCTACAGATAAAATAAGCCACTCACATGACGATACAAAAGTGCTAGAGAAAGACGGGGAAATTCTCAGCATTGGAAAAAAAATAGACAGTTGGAATTGCGTAGATACGGGATTTTTCCTATGCTCACCTAGAATGTTCGACTCTGGTGCTAAGGCAATGGAAGCTGGGGCATCAGAACTCGCTGAATGTGTTCGACTTCTTGCCACGAATGGATATGCACGAGTGGTCGATATAACTGGCAAACACTGGGTGGATGTCGATACAAGAAGGGACGTCGAACGTGCAAAAAAGCTGGTTGCTAAGCATTCCCAGAAAAAGCGTGGGCCATCAGACTTTATTGCTCATTACATCAACCGACCAATAGAGAATAAAATCGTCTATCTTATTTCAGATTCTCGGATTACTCCAAATCAGATAACCATTCTCTCGAATGTGCTGGCATATGCTGTAACTGCTCTATTTCTCTTGGGTCACCTCTTAACTGGGGTGATTCTAACATTCGTAGTAGGCATAGTAGACGGTTTAGATGGGAAGCTGGCGAGGACACGTGGTTGTTCAACCAAACTGGGTCTCATGGAACATGTGTTTGACTTGCTGTATGAGTTTTCATGGCTCATAGCATTAGCTTTCTTTCTAAGTGGCAGCCTAGGTTCAACACCGTTAATGATTGCTATATGTTCTATAACTTTCATTGCATTCTACAGGTTTTGCTACGACCAATTTGGAAGGGCCATGGGTGTTAGTTTGGATGTTTACGGGCCATTTGAACGTACTTTCCGCAGAGTGGCGGGAAGAAGGAACATCTACAATGTCTACATTTTAATAGGAGTCCTTCTAGGAATGCCATTTTACTCGCTAATCGGAATCTTGTTTCACTCTGCCTTAACAGCAGTGGTCTACGCTTACAGAGCAGCAGTTCACTTACACACAGCTGATAAAGCAAACATACACGCACAGTAA
- a CDS encoding proton-conducting transporter membrane subunit produces MLPYAPWLCWLIPMIGALLTPLFASVHRKLRDYAPVAFVGASVVFSLSMALDVFTGNAVNWVSGEVLGNIPFDWQIPWVGSLGLNLGVLVDPFSVLMAIVVSSIGFLVTLFSVGFMRGDPSLTRFWFLIQLFIAGYLVIVIADNLLFMFIGWELVGICCAGLAAFWYKDPKKAHIGLKTFLVLHVADVLLLASLLIIYAYSHTLNIMELSQNNNWMGELSRSGLLFVTALMFFGGAVGKAAQFPLQEWLPDALAASPSSFNALTECLAGPFLMARVLPIFHEASVMGYSGMINFFLVMTFVGALTAVISALIAIVQVNIFKVLSYGISSAIGYMMAAFGLAGLMADMSWGYLAGTFLLTIDSFVSALLFLSAAYISYAVGSDNLHYMSGFKSRIAHRSMEVGALALGGIPLLSGFWCANWIQTVALDFAQEAGLRGQFMLMVSGYLIFALLIIGAGITAFYALRMLGLVFGKESYGSDGKVIKNPPFLMRSSLTITLLVTAFLDFLAILLIWPFNKFLLPLPFLGQLTFNNIVEVLVYLVPSISTVLTCVAVAFGGYPAYRIYVSHKADARRLTEKYRFLKAAHKLLLNRFYINAFYYKVAYSTCFLSHKIHNSLEYRIDALNYSVAGFFRRLSEVVYKYPELRGIDALNYLIANLFTSFSQRFRKIQTGVLSYNMILAFIGATLLIVLLFLFGGHIP; encoded by the coding sequence TTGCTTCCATATGCACCGTGGCTTTGTTGGCTTATTCCGATGATTGGGGCTCTGCTTACGCCACTCTTTGCCTCAGTACATCGTAAGCTGAGAGATTATGCGCCGGTGGCATTTGTTGGCGCTAGCGTCGTTTTTTCGCTCTCCATGGCACTCGACGTTTTCACAGGAAATGCAGTCAACTGGGTTAGCGGGGAAGTGTTGGGCAACATTCCTTTTGATTGGCAGATTCCGTGGGTCGGATCTCTCGGCCTAAATCTAGGGGTGCTGGTCGATCCGTTTAGCGTACTTATGGCTATTGTAGTCAGTAGTATAGGTTTTTTGGTCACCCTCTTCTCCGTAGGATTCATGCGTGGAGACCCCAGCTTGACTAGGTTCTGGTTTCTCATCCAGCTTTTCATCGCCGGATACTTGGTAATAGTGATAGCTGATAACCTCCTATTCATGTTCATAGGTTGGGAATTAGTTGGGATATGTTGCGCCGGCCTTGCAGCTTTTTGGTACAAAGACCCCAAGAAGGCGCATATAGGCTTGAAAACTTTCCTCGTCCTCCACGTTGCAGATGTGCTCTTGCTCGCGTCTCTTTTGATAATATATGCCTACTCTCACACTCTTAACATCATGGAACTCTCACAAAACAATAACTGGATGGGAGAATTATCAAGGTCTGGCTTGTTGTTTGTTACGGCCCTGATGTTCTTTGGTGGAGCCGTAGGAAAGGCAGCTCAGTTTCCCTTGCAAGAATGGCTTCCGGATGCACTAGCTGCCTCACCTTCCTCTTTTAACGCTCTAACTGAATGTCTGGCTGGTCCTTTTCTTATGGCTAGAGTCCTCCCAATTTTCCATGAGGCTTCCGTCATGGGATACAGTGGCATGATTAATTTCTTTTTAGTCATGACATTTGTGGGTGCACTCACAGCTGTGATTAGTGCTCTTATAGCGATCGTCCAAGTCAACATATTTAAAGTTCTTTCATATGGTATCTCAAGCGCGATCGGGTACATGATGGCAGCTTTTGGTTTAGCTGGATTAATGGCTGACATGAGCTGGGGATACTTAGCTGGCACCTTTCTCTTAACCATAGACTCCTTCGTCTCAGCGCTGCTATTCCTCTCTGCAGCGTATATTTCATATGCAGTTGGATCGGACAATTTGCACTATATGAGCGGGTTCAAAAGTAGGATCGCACATAGAAGCATGGAAGTGGGAGCTCTTGCTCTAGGAGGCATACCGCTACTAAGTGGTTTTTGGTGTGCGAATTGGATTCAAACAGTCGCTTTGGATTTTGCACAAGAGGCTGGCTTAAGAGGACAGTTCATGCTGATGGTTTCTGGCTACTTGATTTTTGCTCTGTTAATAATTGGAGCTGGAATAACAGCCTTTTACGCTCTCAGAATGCTGGGGCTTGTCTTCGGAAAGGAGAGTTACGGATCAGATGGAAAGGTTATCAAGAATCCCCCATTCTTAATGCGTAGTTCCCTTACAATAACCCTTTTAGTCACCGCATTCTTAGATTTTCTAGCAATTCTCCTCATCTGGCCCTTTAACAAGTTTCTTCTACCCCTACCATTCTTAGGGCAGTTGACTTTCAACAACATTGTTGAGGTTCTTGTATACCTTGTTCCTTCTATTAGTACGGTCTTAACATGTGTGGCGGTGGCGTTTGGAGGCTATCCAGCTTACAGAATTTACGTATCACACAAGGCTGATGCTAGGAGGTTGACGGAAAAATATCGGTTTCTGAAGGCAGCCCATAAGCTTCTGCTAAATCGCTTCTACATCAACGCATTCTATTATAAAGTCGCCTACTCCACATGTTTCCTTTCACATAAAATACATAACAGCTTAGAATATCGCATTGATGCGCTCAACTACTCCGTTGCAGGCTTCTTCAGAAGACTTTCCGAGGTTGTGTACAAGTACCCAGAACTTAGGGGCATTGACGCATTGAACTATTTAATAGCAAACCTTTTCACATCATTTTCTCAACGTTTCAGAAAGATTCAGACAGGTGTGTTGTCCTATAATATGATATTGGCTTTTATTGGAGCTACGTTACTAATAGTTCTGTTGTTCCTATTTGGAGGACATATTCCCTAG
- a CDS encoding NADH-quinone oxidoreductase subunit M — protein sequence MIPHAPLLAIIIPIISAVALYVFGRRVEKHAGWLATIAVSLSVFMILSMVTDLIERGSIHFTYAWIRTPSLKLTFGFWVDMISFPVGLIVAVVSALSCFYSIKYMKGKSGQRGYYANLLLFMAGMIGVILSANLLQFYFFWELMLVPSYFLIAFWGTSKKRLAIGFKYFIFTHFGSLCMLLGILSIYVFTGTFDLAALPYAAVNIPPSSILPVFVLLLIGFCVKMALFPVHTWLPDAHAEAPAPISAMLSGAMIKCGAYAIARILLSGFGQTMVQTSDVLMALGVITMIYGGLLALAQTDIKRLLAYSSISQMGYIFFGLATWLPDATLGATGGLFHVINHAICKALLFMCAGAIIHQTGTRNIKKLGGLAGKMPITCIASLIGALSLAGIPPLNGFWSEWMIFSGGISSGKIFITTIAVFSTVITLGYYLWFVWRVFFGTTPKELENTKEASWLLYIPIVVLSAIAFVLGIWPDIILRLIALG from the coding sequence TTGATCCCCCACGCCCCCCTATTGGCAATCATTATCCCCATAATTTCAGCGGTCGCCCTTTATGTTTTTGGAAGGCGTGTCGAGAAGCATGCCGGATGGTTAGCGACGATAGCGGTCTCGCTATCCGTCTTTATGATTCTTTCAATGGTGACAGACCTCATTGAGCGAGGTTCCATACACTTTACATATGCATGGATCCGTACACCATCACTCAAGTTGACTTTCGGTTTCTGGGTTGACATGATTAGCTTTCCTGTTGGATTAATTGTTGCAGTTGTCAGTGCGCTCTCATGTTTTTACTCGATCAAGTACATGAAGGGTAAAAGTGGGCAAAGGGGCTATTACGCAAATCTATTGCTTTTCATGGCTGGCATGATCGGAGTAATACTTTCCGCGAACCTTTTGCAATTTTACTTCTTCTGGGAGTTGATGCTTGTTCCATCCTATTTCTTAATAGCTTTTTGGGGGACATCAAAAAAGAGGTTAGCCATCGGTTTCAAATACTTTATATTTACACATTTTGGATCGCTTTGTATGCTTCTTGGAATACTGTCCATCTATGTATTTACTGGCACCTTCGACCTTGCCGCATTGCCATATGCTGCCGTCAATATCCCTCCAAGTAGCATACTTCCAGTGTTTGTTCTGTTACTGATTGGTTTTTGCGTGAAAATGGCGCTCTTTCCAGTTCATACGTGGTTGCCTGATGCCCACGCTGAAGCCCCAGCGCCAATAAGCGCGATGCTGTCAGGCGCCATGATCAAGTGTGGCGCCTACGCCATCGCAAGGATTCTTCTTTCTGGATTTGGTCAAACAATGGTACAGACATCAGATGTCTTGATGGCTCTTGGGGTTATCACAATGATTTATGGTGGACTGTTAGCCCTTGCGCAGACCGACATCAAACGGTTGCTAGCCTATTCTAGTATTAGCCAGATGGGGTACATCTTCTTCGGACTTGCGACTTGGCTGCCCGACGCAACACTGGGGGCCACTGGCGGGCTCTTTCACGTGATTAATCACGCCATTTGTAAGGCTCTTCTCTTCATGTGTGCCGGCGCGATCATACACCAAACAGGGACGCGCAACATCAAAAAGCTGGGAGGCTTAGCTGGAAAGATGCCAATAACTTGTATCGCATCATTGATAGGCGCCTTGTCCCTAGCCGGAATTCCACCGTTGAACGGTTTTTGGAGCGAGTGGATGATTTTCTCAGGGGGAATCTCCTCTGGAAAAATTTTCATAACCACAATCGCAGTATTCAGCACTGTAATTACCCTTGGATACTACCTGTGGTTCGTCTGGAGAGTGTTCTTCGGAACTACCCCTAAAGAATTAGAGAACACAAAAGAAGCGTCTTGGCTATTGTATATTCCAATAGTTGTGTTGTCGGCAATCGCTTTCGTCTTAGGGATCTGGCCTGATATCATATTAAGGCTTATAGCATTAGGCTAA